Proteins found in one Aquibium microcysteis genomic segment:
- a CDS encoding FixH family protein yields MKKLIYVLVAVVVLAAAFVGWRMMMPPPNDLDLARSKPTEAGTFVVAVAPESEPLRQGPLHSWIVTVTTPAGAPVEDATIAVDGGMPQHGHGLPTAPAVTAALGDGRYRIEGVRFNMSGWWELKLAISAGGASDAVTFNLVL; encoded by the coding sequence ATGAAGAAGCTGATCTACGTCCTCGTTGCCGTCGTGGTTCTCGCCGCCGCCTTCGTCGGCTGGCGCATGATGATGCCGCCGCCGAACGACCTCGATCTCGCCCGTTCCAAACCGACGGAGGCCGGCACGTTCGTGGTCGCCGTTGCACCGGAGAGCGAACCGCTGCGCCAGGGGCCGCTGCACAGCTGGATCGTAACCGTGACGACGCCTGCCGGCGCGCCGGTGGAGGACGCGACGATCGCGGTCGACGGCGGCATGCCGCAGCACGGCCACGGCCTGCCGACCGCGCCTGCCGTGACCGCCGCGCTCGGCGACGGCCGCTACCGCATCGAGGGCGTTCGCTTCAACATGAGCGGCTGGTGGGAACTGAAGCTCGCCATCTCCGCCGGCGGCGCCAGCGACGCCGTCACCTTCAACCTCGTCCTGTGA
- a CDS encoding cytochrome-c peroxidase: MRPDRLSIVAVALASVLTVAGCKPSSLTEEEARIVATLSLSALPPLPADPSNRVADDPAAAALGQALFFDHDLSADGSVSCASCHQPTRRFQDGIARAIGVGEADRRTMPLEGVAWSPWQFWDGRADSLWAQALGPWENPLEHGGNRVALVRRVAEAYRADYEAVFGPLPDLSGLPENAGPLGTDAERAAWAALPEEERLRVDRVFSDMGKAIAAFERRIVPVATRFDRFADAVAAGRRPDGEAALSDLEVEGLKLFVGTAACVNCHNGPRLTDDHFHNTGVPAVPGLPEDRGRAVAVARVLADPFNCLGAFSDAAPSQCGEIRFMVKEGEELERAYKTPSLRGVAGRAPYMHSGQIATLEQVVDHYALAPEAPSGHTELEPFVLTDRGRMALIAFLKTLEPAGEEAGAAVLAGRTSPGR, encoded by the coding sequence GTGCGCCCGGATCGGCTGAGCATCGTCGCGGTCGCCCTGGCATCGGTGCTGACGGTGGCCGGCTGCAAGCCGTCCAGCCTGACGGAGGAGGAGGCGCGCATCGTGGCCACGCTGTCGCTGTCGGCCCTGCCGCCGCTGCCGGCCGATCCGTCGAACCGGGTCGCCGACGATCCGGCGGCCGCCGCACTCGGGCAGGCGCTGTTCTTCGATCATGACCTGTCGGCCGACGGCTCGGTGTCCTGCGCCTCCTGCCACCAGCCGACGCGGCGCTTCCAGGACGGCATCGCGCGTGCGATCGGCGTCGGCGAGGCCGACCGCCGCACCATGCCGCTGGAGGGCGTCGCCTGGAGCCCGTGGCAGTTCTGGGACGGCCGCGCCGACAGCCTGTGGGCGCAGGCGCTGGGTCCCTGGGAGAACCCGCTCGAACACGGCGGCAACCGTGTCGCGCTGGTGCGCCGCGTCGCCGAGGCGTACCGCGCCGACTACGAGGCGGTGTTCGGGCCGCTGCCCGACCTGTCGGGACTGCCCGAGAACGCCGGGCCGCTCGGCACCGACGCGGAGCGCGCGGCCTGGGCGGCGCTGCCGGAGGAGGAGCGTCTCCGCGTCGACCGCGTCTTTTCCGACATGGGCAAGGCGATCGCCGCCTTCGAACGCCGGATCGTCCCGGTCGCGACCCGTTTCGATCGCTTCGCCGACGCCGTTGCCGCCGGAAGGCGGCCGGATGGCGAGGCCGCGCTGTCGGACCTCGAGGTCGAGGGGCTGAAGCTCTTCGTCGGCACGGCCGCCTGCGTCAACTGCCACAACGGGCCGCGCCTCACCGACGACCATTTCCACAACACCGGCGTTCCCGCCGTGCCCGGCCTGCCCGAGGATCGCGGCCGGGCCGTGGCCGTGGCCAGGGTGCTGGCCGATCCGTTCAACTGCCTCGGCGCCTTCTCCGATGCCGCCCCTTCGCAATGCGGCGAGATCCGCTTCATGGTCAAGGAGGGCGAGGAACTGGAACGCGCCTACAAGACGCCGTCGCTGCGCGGCGTCGCCGGCCGGGCGCCCTACATGCACTCCGGCCAGATCGCGACGCTGGAACAGGTGGTCGACCACTACGCGCTGGCCCCCGAGGCGCCATCCGGACACACCGAACTGGAGCCCTTCGTGCTGACGGACCGGGGGCGGATGGCGCTGATCGCCTTCCTGAAGACGCTGGAACCGGCGGGCGAAGAGGCCGGCGCGGCGGTGCTTGCCGGTCGAACGTCGCCCGGACGTTGA
- a CDS encoding sugar kinase, with the protein MAGQGIASIGECMLELSGTGGDAWRMGFAGDTFNTLWALRALTDASRPADYVSAFGDDPFSERQIAFMRDAGIGIAASLVIPGARPGLYAITLTGAERSFTYWRADAAARRLADDPAALAASLPDRALVYFSGITLAILDEGSRRTLLAAIADARRAGARVAFDPNYRPRLWSSADAARTAIGEALAVCDVALPTFPDEQALFGDAMPADTATRLKQAGVSEIVVKDGADPALVVWADGNETIPAVGVENPVDTTGAGDSFNGGYLAARLAGDAPDRAVRKAHAVAAAVVQVRGALAPFEVLRQAFATGTIPA; encoded by the coding sequence ATGGCAGGCCAGGGGATCGCGTCGATCGGCGAATGCATGCTGGAACTGTCCGGCACCGGCGGCGACGCCTGGCGCATGGGCTTTGCCGGCGACACGTTCAACACGCTCTGGGCGCTGCGCGCGCTGACGGACGCTTCCCGTCCGGCAGACTATGTCAGCGCCTTCGGCGACGATCCGTTCTCGGAGCGGCAGATCGCCTTCATGCGGGACGCCGGCATCGGCATCGCGGCGAGCCTGGTCATCCCCGGCGCGCGGCCCGGCCTCTACGCCATCACGCTCACCGGCGCCGAGCGCTCCTTCACCTACTGGCGCGCCGATGCCGCGGCGCGGCGGCTCGCCGACGATCCCGCGGCACTCGCCGCCTCGCTGCCGGACCGCGCGCTGGTCTATTTTTCGGGCATCACGCTCGCCATCCTGGACGAAGGGTCGCGCCGGACGCTGCTCGCCGCTATCGCAGACGCGCGCCGGGCCGGTGCCCGCGTCGCCTTCGACCCGAATTACCGCCCGCGGCTCTGGTCCTCCGCCGATGCGGCCCGCACAGCGATCGGCGAGGCGCTCGCCGTCTGCGACGTCGCGCTGCCCACCTTCCCGGACGAACAGGCGCTGTTCGGCGACGCGATGCCCGCCGACACCGCCACGCGGCTGAAGCAGGCGGGCGTCTCCGAGATCGTGGTCAAGGACGGCGCCGATCCAGCACTGGTGGTCTGGGCCGACGGAAACGAGACGATTCCGGCGGTCGGCGTGGAAAATCCGGTCGACACAACCGGGGCCGGCGACAGCTTCAACGGCGGCTACCTCGCCGCCCGCCTCGCCGGCGATGCGCCCGACCGCGCCGTTCGCAAGGCGCACGCGGTCGCCGCCGCCGTCGTCCAGGTGCGCGGGGCGCTGGCGCCGTTCGAGGTGCTGCGGCAGGCCTTCGCGACGGGAACTATCCCAGCCTGA
- a CDS encoding potassium channel family protein, protein MLVNLALGTFVIALTVVIHTWGLIAVTHMMRILTARFRVHRHRSRTLAMVTTVIGIFAIMTVEVWLWAAFHLWLGVFGDFETALYFSTVTFSTLGYGDVVPAAEWRLFAALEGVNGFLLIGWSTAYLVAAGVRIGPFQTGEHF, encoded by the coding sequence ATGCTCGTCAATCTCGCCCTCGGCACCTTCGTCATCGCGCTCACCGTCGTCATCCACACCTGGGGCCTGATCGCGGTCACGCACATGATGCGCATCCTGACCGCCCGGTTCCGCGTCCACAGGCACAGGAGCCGGACGCTGGCCATGGTCACGACCGTCATCGGCATCTTCGCCATCATGACCGTCGAGGTCTGGCTGTGGGCCGCCTTCCATCTCTGGCTCGGCGTGTTCGGCGATTTCGAGACCGCGCTCTACTTCTCCACCGTGACCTTCTCGACGCTCGGCTACGGCGACGTCGTGCCTGCCGCCGAATGGCGCCTGTTCGCCGCGCTCGAAGGCGTCAACGGCTTCCTGCTGATCGGCTGGTCCACCGCCTACCTCGTGGCGGCCGGCGTGCGCATCGGCCCTTTCCAGACCGGCGAACACTTCTGA